The Aricia agestis chromosome 8, ilAriAges1.1, whole genome shotgun sequence genomic sequence ATCGAGGTTCAGGCAGTGTGGAAGGTCATCAAAGCATTGAGTGGGCTAGCAAGTGATACTACTGGTAatagtaagtatttaattattgaCTTCAAGATAGGAGAGTTGGCATTAATAGGGCAGCTTAACTGGAAACCGGCTTGAAACAACGCTGGGCGTTTGTGCATTACATATAATTTTACCGTCCGgtgttcataactttcacgtttgccatatcaaTAGTAAGAAATCAGGACGCctgcgccgcgccggatggtaaaattccgtgtagtgcacaaacgccctcaggccggtttttttattggaaatgtataatgaatataatatgaatactgGGGATCTGGGATTTGCCCAGAAAGAACACATCTTCAACTGAGGAGCTAATATTAATTCTCTGGCGTCGCAAAGACTAGAAAATAGCTTGCGGCTCCGACAGCGTAAAAAGTACGTGTTTTGTtaggtgggagagccatgcttcggcacgaatgggccggctcaaccggagaaataccacgttctcacagaaaaccggcgtgaaacagcgcttgcgctgtgtttcgccgagtgagtgagtttaccggaggcccaatcccctaccctattcccttccctaccctcccctattaccccattcacatttaaaaggccggcaacgcacctgcagctctctgatgctgcgagtgtccatgggcgacggaagttgctatccatcaggtgacccgtttgctcgtttgcccccttatatcattaaaaaaaaaaaaacatgccgaagttccgccgccgaagttcagcatgattacgtcagcaatgtcaaacgcatacagtataacgcgacggaatttcggcatggtgtgtcatcggcaatttaaaatacattgcaggcggaatcatgccgaacttccgcagtggaacttcggcatggtgtgtttagacactaagactACTTTgggatgtgtatgtgtcccttaaatagagttcactgtaaaagaagCTGCGCTGAAAGAGCTACATttgttgtgatttgtatggggacccatacgcaccctaaagtattatccttTTGGTCCACTCTATGCCATAGTTTAATCATTTAATAGTTTGTACCCAGCTAAATGAGGAAGCAAACTTGACCAAAATCTTCTCACAACATTTGGTTTTATTAACAGAAAATAGTTGCTGATTTGCCGGACCCCCATAAGGGCtcctggcgcctgtgtgcaaaaaaaggattttagcgcccctttaggcaaattttttgggtccttggttttggcacCCCTAAAGATGGTAATTTGGCCCGCCTAGAGGATgtcgcccgtgtgcattgcacacattgcacatatggtagcgggggccctgctgATTTGATCACCCTTTTCAGGAAGCATAACAGTACGGTTCGCTGGTACCATATTCTACATGGGCAACCTGATAGGCCTCATACTCTGTTGGAGGCTCTCCTCGTCATGGGTAACCCTGGCCAAGTATTGGACGTCCTTAGAACTGGGTCTGAGTATAAAACAAGTGCCGAAAGACAATACCATCAGGTATAGAATGAATACTGTGATCATTGTCATTGCAATAGGCGCTGTAGGTAAGTTTATGCATAGTAATATtgtaattgcgaaagtgtgtcaatTTGTCTGTCACTTATCggtaattatacgtgggagatgcttcggcacgaatgggccggctcgaccggagaaataccacgttctcacagaaaaccggcgtgaaacagcgcttgcgttgtgtttcgccgagtgagtgagtttaccggaggcccaattcccttccctaccctcccctattcccttcccatcccatgcctaccctcccctattaccctattccctcttaaaaggccggcaacgtacctgcagctcttctgatgctgcgagtgtccatgggcgacggaagttgctttccatcaggtacccgtttgctcgtttgcccccttatttatgaatatgaaagtgtgtctgtcccaCGGATTGTATTAGCTCCGAGGTCTGTCCGTTACATCCAGCGGAAACTGCTAAAgcgattttgataatatttggtTGGTACCTTGAGTCTGAGGAAAAGCACACCATGATGGATATGCCAATTATTTCTAGCGactggcataatatataaagtttgtcACCTCGTCTCatgtatagactatagttaTTTATAGttcttgaataataattaaaatgggtTGGTTCtgggttttaaatattttcatgttgCGTAGAATTTATTGTagaattgaaaaatatttttaaaataaatgtggTTCAACCTATTGTGTGCAAAAATATTACATGCTGTTCTATTCATTTGGAAGTTTCTTTCAATGAAACTATAATATATCATTATTTATACTAAATGAAAAGGCTTAAaaagttgaaatattttttgtttgacgaaaaatctctagactgtgggagaaaaaagttaatgggATCTTTCCAAAATTGATTTCTTActagcaacactataaattgacgCATTATAATACAGGGTATTTTTTGGACATTTTTTACCATCTTCCTCGTAAACTTTTATCTCCCATGATTGAGTgatttttttgaatataattaacTAATGATATAGGTTAAATGAAGTTActcttaattataattttcctACGTATGTGTATTTTCAGTAGAACATCTCCTGAATGTGATGGTCAACTTGGAAACGGATTGCTCATTCGTGGAATGTCTACGACGGTTCATGCTCAAATCTCATGGATTCCTGTTCTTAGAGAGTAAGTTCCtgacatctatacatctatacatataaataaaattggagtgtctgtttgtaatattggaaaatgcatatgaatgtatataaggtacagacaccaaaacaacattttttacaatttttgtctgtatttctgtctgtctgtctgtctgtttgttccagctaatctctgaaatggctggagcgattttgacgggacttatttaggcacatagctgatgtagtaaggattaactaaggctactttttaatcgacttccgaaaaggaggaggatatattatttaactttttttataaatgaaccttaaaaagggattttttttctcttttttactatctttgttatcacattttgctgacgtggacgaagtcgcgggcaacagctagtaataaatatatccacagccgaataaaTAACCTTctactttttggaagtcggtaaaaaaataCATCGAAATTTGATGCTAAATGAAAAGTCAAATAGCAAGATGGTGGTCGATACATCGTACTATGCCTGATTATCTAAGTTCTGCACAAGTTATAGATCGCTCGGCCAATAGGGAGGTCAGAGACCAATGTTCGATTTTTAGGTCTCTTTAGTAGGACGAAGATTCTGTGGAGCGGGTTTGCGTACACGCTATTGGTTATAGATAAGTGGTTAGGCGGATTATGATTGGTTAATCTCGTGTCAACGGCAGTAGGCTATTGGTAAATATTGtagttaatgaaaaaattaaattaaatgaaacgTAGCACCTAATTTTCATATTACTTACctgaaaaaatcatattatccTTACAATGTTATGAATACATTGGAAGCAAATAATAAGTTGCAGATAGCGTAGGTGGAACCTTTTCTACCCACGTATCCATCTTATTTGtagttgaaaaatatttttgtagtgaaAACTTTGTTTTGCACATTTGAGATGGGTAATAAAGTTAAACTCGGTCAAGACACGTGAATTGTGATTGATCgcaaattcgtaagacggaaaCAAGAAGTAGGAAATAGTAATATTAACTCTTATATTATCTCACTTTATACCAGGtggtataatttatttatttaaatcaggcatcttggcctataattattataagtaccttcaaaaaatacatacagaaaatgtttgtctacttttgctgtTTCCTTTTTACTGCTGGCTCTCCCAAAGTGTTTCTTACGACAGGTTACCGACAGGCGTTGTCGCGTCAGCAGATGCTGACCGACAGCAGATACTGTCAAATACCTGTTGCTTACCCGTCTCAAGATACCCTGTTGTTGTTTTTAGATCAGTACAAAGACTGGTACACCATACCATTGCTGTTCATGAGTAACTTGGCCACGGTGGTATGGAACTTGCAAGATTTGCTGGTGATTTTGATCAGCATGGGCCTGTCCTCGAGGTATACCAGACTGAATGCGTGTGTGAAAAAGGTTTTAGAAATGACCAATGAGAAGAATTTGACAACAGTAAGTTTTATGTTTCTAAAacagttgtttttttaattcacagatttttatataatacacCAAAAAAGATGAACGAAGGTGGATTGTGTGATGGTTAGCGATTGCCGTCGCCCTTCTGGCGAAAGCAAAGCATACTTAATATACTTATACTTGAAGCTTATTTGATATTATTCTCATTTAAATAGCAATTTTAAATGAGTGATACAAAATGTAACTGTGGGCTgtaaatatgtcaattcaatgtgtacATTCCTGTGTACTGAATAAAGATCAATGTTGAATGGTTTGTTTAAAAATGCATTGTACGCATCGCGAGTCGCGACGATACAATGCAAATGCAGCTCTGCTCCACAGAACATAAAAACCCTGAAGCTGCACACATGGCGTCTCATCAGAACATCATTCGTACAGCAGGCGACGCTGGTGAGGCGCGTCAACGGTGACCTTGGAGTGTTGCTGCTCGCCTCCACCGCATCCAACTTCTACTTCATTTGCCTGCAGCTGTTTTTGGGATTTGCGTAAGTATGCGATGGAAGAACAAGTAAAACCCACGCTGAACAAACATTCCTTCTGACGCAGATAAATAGGCTTTTTATCAGCCTTTTAAATCTcactgctattttttttttttgggaaatCCGTTATGGATTCTTGCGCATTTAGATTATGCGCAGGGTTGTAGCTTACTAGAAGCCGCCCGCAACTCTGTAacgtcaaaattcgtttctcgaaccgtacatttacggataaaagtatcctatgtcctttcctgggacttaaagtatctccctacctcagcaaaatcagtttagcgatTCAGGCATGAAgatataacagacagacagatagacagacacactttcgcatttacaatgttAGTAGGGAACTCTCTCGGGAATAAGATGAGGATAGCTCCCAGGTTTACTATAACACTGGGCTGCCTTCACCGCATAGCAATAACAGCAGCAAACAGCTTCCTGAAGAGACGCGCCCAActagttaaaataacttttaatttatttatttccccAGTGTTCGGTTCTTGCAAACAAACTCGAAAAAACGTAACTGTATGCGGGCTATTTCAGAATGTATCATTTGTGTCTGTTTCAGTCACGGTCTATCAGAGCTTCTGCTGAACCGAATATACTATATGATGTCCTTCTCCTGGCTTTGCTTCCGCGCATCATTGGCGATATTGACAGCGGCAGGCGTCAACAGACTGTCAAACGCAGTTCTGCCGGACCTCTACCAGTGTCCTCCAGAGTTTTATAATGTAGAGGTAAGTAAACCTAAtaaaaaatcggttcatccTTGGGAGCTATGACTTGGATACACATACAAGCATACACAGACATATCCAAAATCATCTGTTGTGATAAACTCAAGGAATAGaatttacatacatatttatagattattataaagCCTCTGTTTTAATTTTCATTGAG encodes the following:
- the LOC121729494 gene encoding gustatory receptor for sugar taste 64a-like; translated protein: MSKVFRWSRVLGVVGGASIWWKLWGAFVVGWLVAIEVQAVWKVIKALSGLASDTTGNRSITVRFAGTIFYMGNLIGLILCWRLSSSWVTLAKYWTSLELGLSIKQVPKDNTIRYRMNTVIIVIAIGAVVEHLLNVMVNLETDCSFVECLRRFMLKSHGFLFLENQYKDWYTIPLLFMSNLATVVWNLQDLLVILISMGLSSRYTRLNACVKKVLEMTNEKNLTTNIKTLKLHTWRLIRTSFVQQATLVRRVNGDLGVLLLASTASNFYFICLQLFLGFAHGLSELLLNRIYYMMSFSWLCFRASLAILTAAGVNRLSNAVLPDLYQCPPEFYNVEIERLQKQLSEECVALNGLELFYIRRGILLQIAGTVFTYALVLIQYDTEQNTTNVPENVTTLA